From the genome of Mucilaginibacter paludis DSM 18603:
CTTATCGCTTTGCTAAAACTTTCAACCTCTTCTTTCTCCTGATTTAATAAATGCAACACTAACCTTAATGCCGTTTTTTGCCCCACTCCCGGCAGTTTGCTAAACTCGGCCACTGCCGCCTCCAATAACTTCGACGAAAAGTTCATGACGCTAAATTAAGGTTTTTACGTGAGCGTTCATAACAGGTTATGTCATATAGTCCGTGGTTGATGGGCCATATTCCAGGGCATTATACCACAGCTCTTTGAAAGCCTGTTGACAATTAACATAACAGAAACAGTAATAAGGCCGGTAGCCACAGTACAGGTAAACGTGGGTAGCCTAAGGGAGATCAAAACCAATCACCACAGTAGGGCATTAAATAATAACTCACTAACCTAATAACCCATTAACTTAATAACCACAACTATCAACCAAATCTTTGTCACAAAACACCCTATAATAGTCCTGTTTCGCCATTATCGTTTTCATCCGGACTGCTTAACTTTGATACAAAGCCAACTGCAAAAATCAAAATGGAAACCATTTTTAACGATACCGATCGCGAAGAATTAATCAGCCGGATCAGCTTGCTAAACAACCAAAGCCAGCCCCAATGGGGCCGGATGACGGCATACCAGATGCTGCGGCATTGCGTACAATGGGAAGAGATGGCCCTGGGAAAAACACAATACAAGCAAACATTTATTGGCCGTCTGTTTGGAAAAATGGCCTTAAAGGATATGCTTAAAGACACGCCCATTAAGCATAACCTGCCCACCGTTCCGGCGTTTAAAGTCAGCCAGGAAGGCGATGCCTCAGCAGAAAAAGAAACTTTGATTGCACGGATACAAGAGCATGCCCGTTTGCCCGAAGTCGATTTTGTGCATCCTTTTTTTGGCCACCTCAACAGCCAGCAAGGTGGCATTATTGCCTATAAACACGCCGATCATCACTTAAAACAGTTTGGTATTTAAGTACCCTTGAGTAACAGCGTACACCCGGCATGGCAGACTTTTTAAGCCCCGTTTACCGGGCTACCGGGGGTGGTTAGGTGGGGAACTTTCCGCGGCGATTAATCAATTTGCAAAGTCTACAATAACTCTGTTATAACACATCAGCTCACCTTGCCAAGCTGTTTTTCTCCGCTCATTAAGCCTAAAACAGCCATTAATCTCTAAATATTACTATTCTGTTTATAAATAGCCCACTTTACCAACAACTTTTTCGGCATGGCAGCAAGCATTAAACAAATCTGCATTGTATATTTGCCCCATATATGGCAAAGCTTTTTATCGTCGGTTTTCCGAAAGACATGCAGGAGATTGAACTTGTTGAGCTGTTTAGCCAACATGGTATTGTAAACACCGTAACCATTGTAACCGATATGCAAACCGGCGAAAGTAAGGGCTACGGCTTTATTACCATGACCGATGATGCCGGAGCGCAACGGGCGATAGACGCGCTAAACGGCGCCAGTATTGACGACAGAACCATCAGCGTAAGGTTTGCCGAAGAAAAAAACGTAGCCAAACCCGTTAGCAACCCACCCTTT
Proteins encoded in this window:
- a CDS encoding DUF1569 domain-containing protein translates to METIFNDTDREELISRISLLNNQSQPQWGRMTAYQMLRHCVQWEEMALGKTQYKQTFIGRLFGKMALKDMLKDTPIKHNLPTVPAFKVSQEGDASAEKETLIARIQEHARLPEVDFVHPFFGHLNSQQGGIIAYKHADHHLKQFGI
- a CDS encoding RNA recognition motif domain-containing protein, which encodes MAKLFIVGFPKDMQEIELVELFSQHGIVNTVTIVTDMQTGESKGYGFITMTDDAGAQRAIDALNGASIDDRTISVRFAEEKNVAKPVSNPPFKKHFANKPTTTRRDSQPGTPKPKRPRRSS